In Arcobacter lacus, one genomic interval encodes:
- a CDS encoding FlgO family outer membrane protein, which produces MTFKKLGILKFLVVSIFLTTFFTSCSYKNPVTNVTDFHSMISDMVDKSASKIKGNVRLGEVVLVSDFVNLDNLQNRSQLGFLLSNILKDKISSLNIIIREIELGKEFEFGPSGFNLLTREYGKILSNQVKSRYALVGTYSISNKSLNLFIKLIDINSGNILTSSFSRTDIDDEIINLEGNYSIDKKDKPKDPLIRQPLVL; this is translated from the coding sequence ATGACATTTAAAAAATTAGGAATTTTGAAATTTTTAGTAGTTTCAATTTTCTTAACTACTTTTTTTACTTCTTGCTCATATAAAAATCCAGTCACTAATGTCACAGATTTTCATTCAATGATTTCTGATATGGTTGATAAATCTGCATCAAAAATAAAAGGAAATGTTAGGTTAGGAGAAGTTGTATTAGTATCAGATTTTGTAAATTTGGATAATCTGCAAAATAGATCTCAACTTGGCTTTTTATTATCAAACATCTTAAAAGATAAAATATCATCTTTAAATATTATCATAAGAGAAATAGAACTTGGAAAAGAGTTTGAATTTGGCCCATCAGGTTTTAATCTTCTTACAAGAGAATATGGAAAAATTTTATCAAATCAAGTAAAGTCTAGATATGCTTTAGTTGGAACTTATTCTATTTCAAATAAAAGTTTAAATCTTTTTATAAAATTAATAGATATAAATAGTGGAAATATTTTAACTTCATCTTTCTCTAGAACTGATATTGATGATGAAATTATAAATCTTGAGGGAAATTATTCTATTGATAAAAAAGACAAACCAAAAGATCCACTTATAAGACAACCTTTGGTTTTATAA
- a CDS encoding DJ-1 family glyoxalase III, producing MPKIIIPISNGFEEIEAISIIDICRRANIEVVVAGIENLKTIGAHNIKIEADCKIENIKVDDFDMIVLPGGLPNAFTLAEDINVQNLLKEFKGKRKKIAAICAAPYALHKADVLNKNFTCYPSFEEKIRLDGYSKEDIVIDENVITSRGPATAMRFALEIVKTLTSKETYENVKNGLLA from the coding sequence ATGCCAAAAATTATTATTCCGATTTCAAATGGTTTTGAAGAAATTGAAGCTATTTCAATAATTGATATTTGTCGACGAGCAAATATTGAAGTTGTAGTAGCTGGTATAGAAAATTTAAAAACAATTGGTGCTCATAATATAAAAATTGAAGCTGATTGTAAAATTGAAAATATAAAAGTAGATGATTTTGATATGATTGTTTTACCTGGAGGTCTTCCAAATGCTTTTACTTTAGCTGAAGATATTAATGTACAAAATTTATTAAAAGAGTTTAAAGGAAAAAGAAAAAAAATTGCAGCCATATGTGCTGCACCTTATGCTTTACATAAAGCTGATGTTTTAAATAAAAATTTCACTTGTTATCCTAGTTTTGAAGAAAAAATTAGACTTGATGGTTACTCAAAAGAAGATATTGTAATAGATGAAAATGTAATAACTTCAAGAGGTCCTGCAACTGCTATGAGATTTGCACTTGAAATAGTAAAAACTCTCACATCAAAAGAAACTTATGAAAATGTAAAAAATGGATTATTAGCATAA
- a CDS encoding FlgO family outer membrane protein, translating into MFKNIFLAAALLFFVTGCSYKDKDVQTEHEKVETMKDGMSVANYKQENITVQNSLEATISSLATQIMTNKKLDTAKPVLITSFVRLDQFKTTSEFGRVVGESLIDELSNRGFNIIEFRGQMAVSINDKGEYFLSRKPHEIKNEVPSTYIVVGTYSRQNGKVILNARVIDNITGKVISSARSTYVHNLAHDCVLFGDCPPMRTVKIVKEK; encoded by the coding sequence ATGTTTAAAAATATTTTTTTAGCTGCTGCACTTTTATTTTTTGTGACAGGATGTTCATACAAAGATAAAGATGTTCAAACTGAACATGAAAAAGTAGAAACTATGAAAGATGGAATGTCTGTTGCAAATTACAAACAAGAAAATATTACGGTTCAAAATAGCTTAGAAGCTACAATATCTTCACTTGCAACTCAAATAATGACAAATAAAAAACTTGATACAGCTAAACCTGTGCTTATTACATCTTTTGTTAGATTAGATCAATTTAAAACAACTTCAGAATTTGGAAGAGTTGTAGGAGAAAGTTTAATTGATGAACTTTCAAATAGAGGATTTAATATAATTGAGTTTAGAGGGCAAATGGCAGTTTCTATAAATGATAAAGGAGAATATTTTTTATCAAGAAAACCTCATGAAATTAAAAATGAAGTTCCTAGTACATATATAGTTGTTGGAACTTATTCAAGACAAAATGGAAAAGTTATCTTAAATGCAAGAGTTATTGATAATATTACGGGAAAAGTAATTTCAAGTGCAAGATCAACTTATGTACACAATTTAGCTCATGATTGTGTTTTATTTGGAGATTGTCCTCCAATGAGAACTGTAAAAATAGTAAAAGAGAAATAA